In Taeniopygia guttata chromosome Z, bTaeGut7.mat, whole genome shotgun sequence, one genomic interval encodes:
- the MINAR2 gene encoding major intrinsically disordered NOTCH2-binding receptor 1-like, whose product MHSQEAEAGAVFIITLQHRDMDLSVLPNNNHPDKFLQLEVKSLVKNSAFLPANWAKFPEAAFPGVQRWHNRVYLQREKRAATELPGLDLNRVSQEIIDKSLGKHITPITLKSTIKSNPLYSDIHVDDDWEEKKKTPSWTVQEYDRQSLHSNLASHIKENPNDLQFWMGDIYTPGYDTLLKKKEREKKHSKYCRIVLLIVLAICILITVIILSILLT is encoded by the exons ATGCACAGCCAGGAAGCAGAAGCTGGGGCTGTTTTCATTATTACTCTACAGCACAGAGACATGGACCTCTCCGTTTTGCCAAACAACAACCATCCTGATAAATTTCTGCAACTGGAGGTTAAATCTTTAGTGAAAAACTCTGCCTTTCTACCAGCCAACTGGGCAAAATTCCCAGAGGCAGCTTTTCCTGGAGTGCAGCGGTGGCACAACAGGGTCTATTTACAG agagaaaaaagagctGCCACTGAGCTGCCAGGCTTAGACTTGAACAGGGTCAGTCAAGAAATAATAGACAAATCCCTGGGGAAACACATTACTCCCATCACCCTGAAATCCACAATCAAGAGCAACCCATTGTACAGTGATATCCATGTGGATGATGActgggaggagaagaagaagactcCTTCCTGGACTGTGCAAGAGTATGACAGACAGTCCCTGCACTCTAACCTGGCCAGCCACATAAAG GAAAATCCTAATGATCTGCAGTTCTGGATGGGGGATATTTATACTCCTGGGTATGATACCTTGTTAAAAAAGAAGGAGcgagaaaaaaaacattcaaaatattGCCGAATCGTTCTGCTCATAGTACTAGCCATTTGCATCCTAATTACTGTAATCATACTTAGTATTTTACTTACTTAG